One Panulirus ornatus isolate Po-2019 chromosome 16, ASM3632096v1, whole genome shotgun sequence genomic window carries:
- the LOC139754135 gene encoding ionotropic receptor 93a-like isoform X2 translates to MAGLPRLRGQRKIMRASVVLVVILLLDVIAKSILPTRMEPSAIGALDAVLGATSLPSCSLILLADGITSPSTILKAVSSEGSSPRGVTVMEVTAAEDGQDGNVTLAMLSHLVDLARQVRLSSWCVRVVVVSHDPAFLVAFAESSLKGRLLVWATRLLVVTSLTLPQLYALLPAHWTFSMMNTIFLNLEKTPSNVRASVYIYLPYSQAGAQVVRIASWSPDRGLQLLTELQLSAEKYDDFQGATIPVTALPYPPYWVEEEHQTANGTTVRIYSGTDGELLNSVARALNFTFITLQIASWVEAVDKVVERESFMAPVYHTVLPQRLERFDMTYTYEYSFLAFGMKKPGLKPRWQSLYYPLANQVWAAVLALLLVTPIIVLMVIRLGERRDAGSRTGAGDVVQHMTGMLVGQNLPRRLPTTSSSRLLVGAWLVFAFIIGTVYRGNLTAHLTLPKYPPRPETVEELVEVVDRVTRPPYGAAYKDFFLGSENEVFQKLGELLFIGPKVLEGLQQALKHNQAVIEGRRYLEQIIAENFSQPDGSTELYVGRQHILPGLAAWPIPHDSPYRPQIDLSIMAVIEVCCRFAQERRVAKVKVFDHCQEFCVNEHTSLRHVTAE, encoded by the exons ATGGCAG GTTTGCCGCGCCTCCGAGGACAACGTAAGATCATGAGAGCTAgcgtggtactggtggtgatctTGCTGCTCGATGTTATTGCCAAGAGTATTCTACCGACAC GTATGGAACCCAGCGCAATCGGAGCGTTGGACGCCGTGCTGGGGGCCACGTCTCTgccctcctgctccctcatcctcctcgctGATGGcatcacctcaccctccaccattcTTAAG GCTGTGAGCAGCGAGGGGTCATCCCCCCGGGGTGTGACGGTGATGGAGGTGACGGCAGCGGAGGACGGTCAGGACGGTAACGTGACGCTGGCGATGCTCTCCCACCTGGTCGACCTGGCTAGACAG GTGCGGCTGAGTTCGTGGtgcgtgagggtggtggtagtgagccaCGACCCGGCCTTCCTCGTCGCCTTCGCCGAGTCctccctcaagggccgcctcctggTGTGGGCCACCAGGCTGCTGGTAgtcaccagcctcaccctgccacaGCTCTACGCCCTCCTGCCCGcccactggaccttctccatgatgAACACCATCTTCCTCAACCTGGAAAAGACGCCATCTAACGTCAG GGCCAGCGTGTACATCTACCTGCCGTACAGCCAGGCCGGAGCACAAGTCGTGAGGATTGCCTCCTGGTCGCCGGATCGTGGCCTACAGCTGCTCACTGAACTCCAACTGTCGGCTGAGAAGTACGATGA TTTCCAGGGAGCGACAATACCAGTGACGGCGCTGCCCTACCCTCCgtactgggtggaggaggaacaccagACCGCTAACGGCACCACCGTCAGGATCTACTCCGGCACCGACGGAGAACTACTGAACTCTGTAGCGCGCGCCCTCAACTTTACCTTCATCACTCTCCAAATCGCTTCCTGGGTTGAG GCTGTTGACAAAGTGGTAGAGAGAGAATCCTTCATGGCACCTGTATACCACACGGTGTTACCACAGCGTCTGGAGCGGTTTGACATGACCTACACATACGAGTACTCCTTCCTGGCCTTCGGCATGAAGAAACCTGGCCTAAAGCCTCGCTGGCAGAGCCTCTACTACCCATTAGCCAACCAGGTGTGGGCAGCCGTCCTCGCTCTGCTCCTTGTTACACCCATCATAGTCTTAATG GTCATTCGCTTAGGGGAACGGAGGGACGCTGGCAGCAGGACGGGGGCAGGGGACGTGGTACAACACATGACAGGGATGTTGGTAGGGCAGAACCTGCCACGACGGCTGCCCACCACCAGTTCCAGCCGCCTGCTGGTGGGGGCCTGGCTGGTGTTCGCCTTCATCATCGGGACGGTCTACCGCGGCAACCTCACCGCCCACCTCACGCTGCCCAAGTACCCGCCTCGACCAGAGACTGTAGAGGAACTGGTTGAAGTAGTTGACAG GGTAACGCGGCCGCCCTACGGAGCTGCTTACAAGGATTTCTTCTTGGGCTCTGAAAACGAAGTGTTTCAGAAGCTGGGTGAGCTGTTGTTCATTGGACCCAAAGTTCTGGAGGGTCTGCAGCAAGCCTTGAAACATAA CCAGGCGGTGATAGAGGGCCGTCGCTACCTGGAACAGATCATCGCAGAGAACTTCAGCCAGCCAGACGGCAGCACAGAGTTGTACGTTGGCCGCCAGCACATCCTGCCGGGCCTGGCTGCTTGGCCCATCCCTCACGACTCGCCCTACCGTCCTCAGATCGACCTCAGCATCATGGCTGTCATAGAGGTGTGTTGCAGATTCGCACAGGAAAGACGAGTTGCTAAAGTGAAAGTCTTTGACCATTGCCAAGAATTCTGTGTAAATGAACATACGTCTTTAAGACATGTTACGGCAGAATAA
- the LOC139753974 gene encoding ionotropic receptor 21a-like, which produces MMRANVILVTILLSDVMAESIIRSRMKVDAGGALQAVLEGTSQSSCSVILLIDGNTIFSNILEAVSSERSSPRGVTVMEVTATDGQDANVTLAMLSHLISQARRLRLGSWCVSVVVASHDPEFLIAFAESSLKGRFLVWATRLLVVTRLTLPQLYALLPTHWTFSMMNTIFLNLENTSTSRRASVYIYLPYSQAGAQVVRIASWSPDRGVRLLTELPLLPEKYDDFQGGTVPVTAKPFPPYWVEEYHQAANGTTVKIYTGTDGEMLHAVAGALNFTFRVIPITNWVEAVEILMRRESFIIPVYYTVLPQRLKQFDVTYTYEFAFMSFGMKKPGLRPSWQSLYYPLADMVWATVLALLLIIPIVLIVVIRVGGLMGGENTLEAGAVVQDMAGMLLGQNLPRRLPSTSSSRLLVAAWLVFAFIIGTVYRGNLTAHLTLPKYPPRPETAEQLVKVVDRVTRPPYSAAYKEFFLRSENEVFQKLGELLYIGPQVVEGLQQALDHNQAVIEGRRYMEHYIAENFTRPDGSTELYVGRHHILPGLAAWAIPHDAPYRPQIDLCMMAVIEAGLYEKWSSDQMAKARQRSSRRQREYLAQQQQQQQQEVAEETASGKIMALTFTHMQGPIILLFLGLVLAGISFTVEFSASVCQLYTKQTSRNHH; this is translated from the exons ATGATGAGAGCCAACGTAATATTAGTGACCATTCTACTGTCCGACGTTATGGCTGAGTCCATCATACGTTCAC gtaTGAAGGTGGATGCGGGTGGAGCGTTGCAAGCTGTACTGGAGGGCACGTCTCAGTCCTCCTGCTCCGTCATCCTCCTCATAGATGGCAACACCATATTTTCCAACATCCTCGAG GCTGTGAGCAGCGAGAGGTCATCCCCCCGGGGTGTGACGGTGATGGAGGTGACGGCAACGGACGGTCAGGACGCTAACGTGACGCTGGCGATGCTCTCCCACCTGATCAGCCAGGCTAGACGG TTGCGGCTGGGGTCGTGgtgcgtgagtgtggtggtagcgAGCCACGACCCAGAGTTTCTCATCGCCTTCGCCGAGTCCTCTCTCAAGGGCCGGTTCCTGGTGTGGGCCACCAGGCTTCTGGTAGTCACCCGTCTCACCCTCCCACAGCTCTACGCCCTCCTGCCCAcccactggaccttctccatgatgAACACCATCTTCCTCAACCTGGAGAACACGTCAACCAGCCGCAG GGCCAGCGTGTACATCTACCTGCCGTACAGCCAGGCCGGAGCACAAGTCGTGAGGATTGCTTCTTGGTCGCCGGATCGTGGCGTTCGCCTGCTCACTGAACTCCCACTGTTGCCTGAGAAGTACGATGA TTTCCAGGGAGGAACGGTACCAGTGACAGCGAAGCCGTTCCCGCCTTACTGGGTGGAGGAGTACCACCAGGCCGCCAACGGCACCACCGTCAAGATCTACACCGGCACCGACGGGGAAATGCTGCACGCTGTGGCGGGCGCCCTCAACTTTACATTCAGGGTCATTCCAATCACCAACTGGGTTGAG GCTGTCGAAATACTGATGAGGAGAGAATCCTTCATCATACCCGTGTATTATACGGTGCTACCACAGCGTCTGAAGCAGTTCGACGTCACCTACACTTACGAGTTCGCCTTCATGTCCTTCGGTATGAAGAAGCCTGGCCTCAGACCCAGCTGGCAGAGTCTATACTACCCGCTGGCCGACATGGTGTGGGCGACCGTCCTCGCCCTCCTTCTCATTATACCCATCGTACTCATAGTG GTTATTCGTGTCGGTGGGCTTATGGGCGGCGAGAACACACTAGAGGCAGGGGCGGTGGTGCAGGACATGGCAGGGATGCTGCTGGGGCAGAACCTACCCCGACGGCTTCCTAGTACCAGTTCCAGCCGCCTGCTGGTGGCGGCCTGGCTGGTGTTCGCCTTCATCATCGGGACGGTCTACCGCGGCAACCTCACCGCTCACCTCACGCTGCCCAAGTACCCGCCTCGACCAGAGACTGCAGAGCAACTAGTTAAGGTGGTTGACAG AGTGACGCGGCCGCCTTACTCAGCTGCCTACAAAGAGTTCTTCCTGCGCTCCGAGAACGAAGTGTTTCAGAAGCTGGGTGAACTATTGTACATCGGGCCCCAGGTCGTGGAGGGCCTACAGCAAGCCTTAGACCATAA TCAGGCGGTGATAGAGGGTCGCCGCTACATGGAACACTACATCGCCGAGAACTTCACTCGGCCAGACGGCAGCACAGAGTTGTATGTGGGCCGCCATCACATCCTGCCAGGCCTGGCTGCCTGGGCCATCCCCCACGACGCCCCCTACCGCCCTCAGATCGACCTCTGTATGATGGCTGTCATAGAG GCAGGTTTATACGAGAAGTGGAGCAGCGACCAGATGGCCAAGGCCCGGCAACGGAGCAGTAGGAGACAGCGGGAGTACCtggctcagcagcagcagcagcaacagcaagagGTGGCGGAGGAGACAGCATCTGGCAAGATTATGGCCCTCACCTTTACACACATGCAAGGACCCATCATACTCCTCTTCCTTGGCCTCGTCTTGGCGGGCATCTCATTCACAGTCGAGTTCTCCGCTTCAGTGTGTCAACTGTACACCAAGCAAACGTCGAGGAATCATCACTAG
- the LOC139754135 gene encoding ionotropic receptor 93a-like isoform X1 codes for MAGLPRLRGQRKIMRASVVLVVILLLDVIAKSILPTRMEPSAIGALDAVLGATSLPSCSLILLADGITSPSTILKAVSSEGSSPRGVTVMEVTAAEDGQDGNVTLAMLSHLVDLARQVRLSSWCVRVVVVSHDPAFLVAFAESSLKGRLLVWATRLLVVTSLTLPQLYALLPAHWTFSMMNTIFLNLEKTPSNVRASVYIYLPYSQAGAQVVRIASWSPDRGLQLLTELQLSAEKYDDFQGATIPVTALPYPPYWVEEEHQTANGTTVRIYSGTDGELLNSVARALNFTFITLQIASWVEAVDKVVERESFMAPVYHTVLPQRLERFDMTYTYEYSFLAFGMKKPGLKPRWQSLYYPLANQVWAAVLALLLVTPIIVLMVIRLGERRDAGSRTGAGDVVQHMTGMLVGQNLPRRLPTTSSSRLLVGAWLVFAFIIGTVYRGNLTAHLTLPKYPPRPETVEELVEVVDRVTRPPYGAAYKDFFLGSENEVFQKLGELLFIGPKVLEGLQQALKHNQAVIEGRRYLEQIIAENFSQPDGSTELYVGRQHILPGLAAWPIPHDSPYRPQIDLSIMAVIEAGLYEKWSSDQMAKARRQSSRRQREYLAQQQQQASEKGTRIGKMIMALTLAHMQGPLMLLLLGLALAGISFAIEIASVMHLLSSE; via the exons ATGGCAG GTTTGCCGCGCCTCCGAGGACAACGTAAGATCATGAGAGCTAgcgtggtactggtggtgatctTGCTGCTCGATGTTATTGCCAAGAGTATTCTACCGACAC GTATGGAACCCAGCGCAATCGGAGCGTTGGACGCCGTGCTGGGGGCCACGTCTCTgccctcctgctccctcatcctcctcgctGATGGcatcacctcaccctccaccattcTTAAG GCTGTGAGCAGCGAGGGGTCATCCCCCCGGGGTGTGACGGTGATGGAGGTGACGGCAGCGGAGGACGGTCAGGACGGTAACGTGACGCTGGCGATGCTCTCCCACCTGGTCGACCTGGCTAGACAG GTGCGGCTGAGTTCGTGGtgcgtgagggtggtggtagtgagccaCGACCCGGCCTTCCTCGTCGCCTTCGCCGAGTCctccctcaagggccgcctcctggTGTGGGCCACCAGGCTGCTGGTAgtcaccagcctcaccctgccacaGCTCTACGCCCTCCTGCCCGcccactggaccttctccatgatgAACACCATCTTCCTCAACCTGGAAAAGACGCCATCTAACGTCAG GGCCAGCGTGTACATCTACCTGCCGTACAGCCAGGCCGGAGCACAAGTCGTGAGGATTGCCTCCTGGTCGCCGGATCGTGGCCTACAGCTGCTCACTGAACTCCAACTGTCGGCTGAGAAGTACGATGA TTTCCAGGGAGCGACAATACCAGTGACGGCGCTGCCCTACCCTCCgtactgggtggaggaggaacaccagACCGCTAACGGCACCACCGTCAGGATCTACTCCGGCACCGACGGAGAACTACTGAACTCTGTAGCGCGCGCCCTCAACTTTACCTTCATCACTCTCCAAATCGCTTCCTGGGTTGAG GCTGTTGACAAAGTGGTAGAGAGAGAATCCTTCATGGCACCTGTATACCACACGGTGTTACCACAGCGTCTGGAGCGGTTTGACATGACCTACACATACGAGTACTCCTTCCTGGCCTTCGGCATGAAGAAACCTGGCCTAAAGCCTCGCTGGCAGAGCCTCTACTACCCATTAGCCAACCAGGTGTGGGCAGCCGTCCTCGCTCTGCTCCTTGTTACACCCATCATAGTCTTAATG GTCATTCGCTTAGGGGAACGGAGGGACGCTGGCAGCAGGACGGGGGCAGGGGACGTGGTACAACACATGACAGGGATGTTGGTAGGGCAGAACCTGCCACGACGGCTGCCCACCACCAGTTCCAGCCGCCTGCTGGTGGGGGCCTGGCTGGTGTTCGCCTTCATCATCGGGACGGTCTACCGCGGCAACCTCACCGCCCACCTCACGCTGCCCAAGTACCCGCCTCGACCAGAGACTGTAGAGGAACTGGTTGAAGTAGTTGACAG GGTAACGCGGCCGCCCTACGGAGCTGCTTACAAGGATTTCTTCTTGGGCTCTGAAAACGAAGTGTTTCAGAAGCTGGGTGAGCTGTTGTTCATTGGACCCAAAGTTCTGGAGGGTCTGCAGCAAGCCTTGAAACATAA CCAGGCGGTGATAGAGGGCCGTCGCTACCTGGAACAGATCATCGCAGAGAACTTCAGCCAGCCAGACGGCAGCACAGAGTTGTACGTTGGCCGCCAGCACATCCTGCCGGGCCTGGCTGCTTGGCCCATCCCTCACGACTCGCCCTACCGTCCTCAGATCGACCTCAGCATCATGGCTGTCATAGAG gCAGGTTTGTACGAGAAGTGGAGCAGCGACCAGATGGCCAAGGCCCGTCGACAGAGCAGCAGAAGGCAGCGGGAGTACCTGgctcaacagcaacaacaagcGTCGGAGAAGGGAACGCGGATTGGCAAGATGATCATGGCCCTCacccttgcgcacatgcagggacctctcatgctcctcctcctagGCCTGGCCCTTGCTGGAATATCATTCGCCATCGAGATCGCCAGTGTTATGCATCTCCTATCATCTGAGTGA